The following are encoded in a window of Aromatoleum petrolei genomic DNA:
- a CDS encoding c-type cytochrome, producing the protein MKVFVAAAVAAGLLSAAPAFASADLAKAKNCLACHAVDKKLVGPAYQEVAKKYAGDAGAVAKLAEKIQKGGSGVWGTMPMPANPQVNAEEAKTLATWVLSQK; encoded by the coding sequence ATGAAAGTTTTCGTTGCTGCCGCGGTTGCCGCGGGCCTTCTCTCCGCCGCTCCGGCTTTTGCTTCCGCTGACCTGGCCAAGGCCAAGAACTGCCTCGCCTGTCACGCCGTAGACAAGAAGCTGGTCGGCCCGGCCTACCAGGAAGTGGCCAAGAAGTACGCTGGCGACGCTGGTGCCGTTGCCAAGCTGGCCGAGAAGATCCAGAAGGGTGGTTCGGGTGTTTGGGGCACGATGCCGATGCCGGCCAACCCGCAGGTCAACGCTGAAGAAGCCAAGACCCTGGCTACCTGGGTTCTGTCGCAGAAGTAA
- a CDS encoding porin, producing MRDDKERGAEASIAYVPFGGLEIELGYVRTRDPDPDPSLWAHGLGVAVKWVPLQAESGLSAGLKYEYERARVDLRGQSDEIARANGVTGLLSWGLASGQHVHLNLGREWVRVEGENEVANTWGVGLEQPLGERLTLAAEVFGAEDARPDRQIGLRYEVVDGFIVSAAVGRGSDRSIANVGCAWEF from the coding sequence GTGCGCGACGACAAGGAGCGCGGCGCCGAGGCGTCGATTGCTTATGTTCCGTTCGGCGGTCTCGAGATCGAGCTCGGCTACGTGCGCACGCGCGATCCCGATCCCGATCCGTCCCTCTGGGCGCACGGCCTGGGCGTGGCGGTGAAATGGGTGCCGCTGCAGGCGGAGTCCGGCCTGTCGGCCGGTCTCAAATACGAGTACGAGCGGGCACGCGTCGATCTGCGCGGGCAGTCGGATGAGATCGCCCGTGCCAACGGCGTGACCGGCCTCCTCAGCTGGGGCTTGGCATCCGGACAGCACGTGCACCTGAATCTCGGTCGCGAGTGGGTGCGTGTCGAGGGCGAGAACGAAGTCGCCAACACCTGGGGGGTCGGTTTGGAGCAGCCACTCGGCGAACGGCTCACGCTTGCTGCCGAGGTGTTCGGTGCCGAGGATGCACGTCCGGATCGCCAGATCGGCCTGCGCTATGAAGTCGTCGACGGCTTCATCGTGTCCGCCGCGGTCGGGCGGGGTAGCGACCGCAGCATCGCCAATGTGGGGTGTGCCTGGGAATTCTGA
- the queF gene encoding NADPH-dependent 7-cyano-7-deazaguanine reductase QueF (Catalyzes the NADPH-dependent reduction of 7-cyano-7-deazaguanine (preQ0) to 7-aminomethyl-7-deazaguanine (preQ1) in queuosine biosynthesis), producing the protein MNPSAPLAHGAESSPLGKPADYCDTYSPSLLFPIARQIKRDEIGIVPGKLPFVGEDLWNAYELSWLNPRGKPVVALATFRVPADSPRLIESKSLKLYLNSCNQTRFESAEVVQATFVRDLSDAAGAPVAVEIQALGTTPVRVIAPPPGESLDELDIDIDTYQPCPDFLSAATGGEEVSETLHSHLLKSNCLVTGQPDWGCIVVRYVGPKIERAGLLRYIVSFRKHNEFHEQCVERVFCDILQRCRPQALAVWARYTRRGGLDINPFRSTGFFLPPQNEAEIRQ; encoded by the coding sequence ATGAATCCTTCCGCACCCCTCGCGCACGGGGCCGAATCTTCGCCGCTGGGCAAGCCGGCCGACTACTGCGACACCTATTCCCCCAGTCTCCTGTTTCCGATCGCGCGCCAGATCAAGCGCGACGAGATCGGCATCGTTCCCGGCAAACTGCCCTTCGTGGGCGAGGACCTGTGGAACGCATACGAATTGTCGTGGCTCAATCCGCGCGGCAAACCCGTCGTCGCGCTCGCGACCTTCCGCGTGCCGGCCGATTCACCGCGCCTGATCGAGTCGAAGTCGCTCAAGCTCTACCTCAACTCCTGCAATCAGACGCGCTTCGAGAGCGCAGAGGTTGTCCAGGCGACCTTCGTGCGCGATCTCTCCGACGCCGCGGGCGCGCCCGTCGCGGTGGAAATACAAGCGCTGGGCACGACGCCCGTGCGCGTGATCGCCCCGCCGCCGGGCGAGTCGCTCGACGAGCTCGACATCGACATCGATACCTACCAGCCCTGCCCGGATTTCCTGTCCGCAGCCACTGGCGGGGAAGAGGTCAGCGAAACGCTGCACTCCCACCTGCTCAAATCCAACTGTCTCGTTACCGGCCAGCCCGACTGGGGGTGCATTGTCGTGCGCTATGTCGGGCCGAAGATCGAACGCGCGGGGCTGCTGCGCTACATCGTCTCGTTTCGCAAGCACAACGAATTCCACGAGCAATGCGTCGAGCGGGTCTTCTGCGACATTCTGCAACGTTGCAGGCCGCAGGCGCTTGCGGTGTGGGCGCGCTACACGCGCCGCGGCGGCCTCGACATCAATCCCTTCCGCTCGACCGGATTCTTCCTCCCGCCGCAAAACGAAGCCGAAATCCGCCAATAA
- a CDS encoding TolC family outer membrane protein — protein MKKCRSVIAMAVLAALPFAATAAGPDALRDAARKAVVANPEVQATWNAFRAAREDQEVARAGYLPQVDAVGSIGREQQHRSGEGADGTDTFTHRNLTLSLNQMVYDGFFTRSEVARFGYAKLTRYYELVDASEGAALEAVRAYGDVMRYRELTRLAQANYVQHKQIYDQIAERAGAGVGRRVDLEQATGRLALAESNLLTEVSNLHDVSARYLRIVGEVPQDAMPGLPVGTSLGQIPPTATDALRTAFNTSPALNAAVENVRASQALIDSRRAAFHPRLDLRARQALDYKLDGFDGHSREAVVELVLSYNIFRGGADDARLRQAGDLSNQAKDLREKACRDLRQTLAIAYNDVQRLQEQMRYLDQHQLSIEKAREAYRRQFDIGQRTLLDLLDTENEYFQARRAYVNASYDQIIAQARALSGMGQLMGTLGVAREDLPTPADLGQDRSGIDPETVCPPDAPVPMSIDKAALLSEAMKAVGSAPPASTTGK, from the coding sequence ATGAAAAAGTGTCGATCCGTGATTGCGATGGCTGTGCTGGCTGCGCTCCCGTTTGCTGCAACGGCGGCGGGACCGGATGCCCTGCGCGATGCGGCGCGCAAGGCGGTAGTGGCCAATCCAGAAGTTCAGGCAACCTGGAACGCGTTCCGTGCGGCACGCGAAGATCAGGAGGTCGCACGTGCCGGCTACCTTCCTCAGGTCGATGCCGTCGGCAGCATCGGCCGTGAGCAGCAGCATCGCTCGGGCGAAGGCGCCGATGGCACCGATACCTTCACCCACCGCAACCTCACTCTGTCGCTCAACCAGATGGTGTATGACGGTTTCTTCACCCGCAGCGAGGTCGCCCGCTTCGGGTATGCGAAGCTGACGCGCTACTACGAACTGGTCGACGCCTCCGAAGGGGCTGCACTGGAAGCGGTGCGGGCGTATGGCGACGTCATGCGCTACCGTGAGCTCACCCGCCTCGCGCAGGCCAATTACGTCCAGCACAAGCAGATCTACGACCAGATCGCCGAGCGTGCCGGTGCTGGAGTCGGCCGCCGCGTCGACCTCGAGCAGGCGACCGGACGCCTTGCGCTCGCCGAATCCAACCTGCTCACCGAAGTGTCGAATCTGCATGACGTTAGCGCGCGCTACCTGCGCATCGTCGGCGAGGTGCCGCAGGACGCCATGCCCGGCCTGCCGGTCGGTACGTCGCTCGGGCAGATCCCGCCGACCGCCACGGACGCCCTGCGCACAGCCTTCAATACCAGCCCCGCCCTGAATGCCGCGGTCGAGAATGTGCGCGCCAGCCAGGCTCTCATCGATTCGCGCCGTGCCGCCTTCCACCCGCGCCTCGACCTGCGCGCGCGTCAGGCGCTCGACTACAAGCTCGACGGTTTCGACGGCCATTCGCGCGAAGCGGTGGTCGAACTGGTGCTCAGCTACAACATCTTCCGTGGCGGCGCCGACGATGCCCGGCTGCGCCAGGCCGGCGACCTGAGCAATCAGGCCAAGGACCTGCGCGAGAAGGCTTGCCGCGACCTGCGCCAGACCCTCGCCATCGCCTACAACGACGTGCAGCGCCTGCAGGAACAGATGCGCTACCTCGACCAGCATCAGCTGTCGATCGAAAAGGCCCGCGAAGCCTATCGTCGCCAGTTCGACATCGGCCAGCGTACCCTGCTTGACCTGCTGGATACCGAGAACGAGTACTTCCAGGCTCGGCGTGCCTACGTGAACGCGAGCTACGACCAGATCATCGCGCAGGCCCGCGCGCTTTCGGGCATGGGCCAGCTGATGGGCACGCTCGGCGTCGCACGCGAGGATCTGCCGACGCCGGCCGATCTCGGCCAGGACCGTAGCGGCATCGACCCCGAGACGGTGTGCCCGCCTGACGCGCCGGTGCCGATGAGTATCGACAAGGCTGCGTTGCTGTCGGAAGCGATGAAGGCCGTGGGTTCGGCGCCGCCGGCCAGCACCACGGGCAAGTAA
- a CDS encoding transglutaminase-like cysteine peptidase, with protein sequence MLSAVVFSLAAIASLVFGLSFAAPDLDRMLRLARERYGAEAAESVGAWRQMLGDAAALDEQDKLQRVNTFFNRRTAFEDDSVIWQQKDYWATPLETLGRRAGDCEDFSIAKYMSLRLLGIPADKLRLIYVRASMGAPGSGISQAHMVLGYYPSPADEPLVLDNLIGDIRTASRRPDLFPIFSFNAEGLWVSGASSSSADPTTRLSRWRSVLERMREDGLP encoded by the coding sequence GTGCTCTCTGCAGTCGTGTTCAGCCTCGCGGCGATCGCGAGCCTGGTGTTCGGCTTGTCGTTCGCCGCACCGGACCTGGACCGCATGCTGAGGCTAGCGCGTGAGCGCTATGGCGCGGAAGCGGCGGAGTCGGTGGGCGCATGGCGACAGATGCTCGGCGACGCGGCCGCACTCGACGAACAGGACAAACTGCAACGCGTGAACACCTTCTTCAACCGCCGCACCGCCTTTGAAGACGACAGCGTGATCTGGCAGCAGAAGGATTACTGGGCCACTCCCCTCGAGACCCTCGGTCGCAGAGCCGGGGACTGCGAAGACTTCTCGATCGCCAAGTACATGAGCCTGCGCCTGCTGGGCATCCCGGCCGACAAGCTGCGCCTGATCTATGTCCGCGCCAGCATGGGCGCACCGGGCAGCGGCATCTCGCAGGCGCACATGGTGCTCGGCTATTACCCCTCGCCCGCGGACGAACCGCTGGTGCTCGACAACCTCATCGGCGACATCCGCACCGCGTCGCGCCGGCCCGACCTGTTCCCGATCTTCAGCTTCAATGCGGAAGGCCTGTGGGTGAGCGGCGCCAGCAGCTCGTCCGCCGACCCGACGACGCGGCTGTCGCGCTGGCGCAGCGTGCTCGAGCGCATGCGCGAGGACGGTTTGCCATGA
- a CDS encoding bifunctional diguanylate cyclase/phosphodiesterase, which produces MSLIKQLWIAIAIVTLIALGGSLVVSTLSARHYLEQQLQVKNLDNATSLALSLSQMPKDAVTVELQISAQFDAGHYRLIRLTSPTGEMIAEREYAGTLDGAPDWFIRLIPIKAHAGVAQVQDGWRQFGTLTLESHKRYAYAALWQGTLQLLGWFVLGGVLTGLIGTLIIKHITRPLGRVVEQAEAIGGRRFVTTPEPSTREFRSVVRAMNTLSDRVRTILAEEARRLEQLRRQTQHDEMTGLLNRAQFLNQLDSALARDDAQAAGTLLLARVGDLAGLNQRIGREATDRLLRDLAGRFSDFAAGNANWDAGRMNGSDFALLAPGREDPDALANELTRELYDTLDARRWEVRIALPVAATNYAAGEIRSQVLARADRALATAEQAGDRSLRVESGGTPAPYPDLQSWRVALLSALEHDRVRLGAYPVVANGGRLLHDEAPIRIQLDGTWQPAGYFMPHAARLGLMPRFDIAVLRAALRAIAQDGRERGINLSAESLRDANFRGELFSLLQADAGTAKLLWIEVPEYGALRHLAEFRTLCVALQPLGCRVGIEHVGAHFGELGDLHELGLDYVKIDSAIIRGIDTNAGNQAFLRGLCMIAHSLGLMTIAEGVGSAAEQEALSDLGIDGMTGPAVREG; this is translated from the coding sequence ATGTCCCTGATCAAGCAGCTGTGGATCGCCATCGCGATCGTGACCCTCATCGCCCTGGGCGGCAGCCTGGTCGTGAGCACGCTGTCCGCGCGGCATTATCTGGAGCAGCAACTGCAGGTGAAGAACCTCGACAATGCGACCTCGCTCGCGTTGTCGCTGTCGCAGATGCCCAAAGACGCAGTGACCGTGGAGTTGCAGATCTCGGCCCAGTTCGACGCCGGACACTACCGCCTGATCCGGCTGACCAGCCCGACCGGAGAGATGATCGCGGAGCGCGAATATGCGGGCACGCTCGACGGCGCGCCGGATTGGTTCATCCGCCTGATTCCGATCAAAGCACATGCCGGTGTCGCACAGGTGCAGGACGGCTGGCGCCAGTTCGGCACGCTGACACTGGAAAGCCACAAACGTTATGCCTATGCGGCCCTGTGGCAGGGCACGCTGCAACTGCTGGGATGGTTCGTGCTGGGTGGGGTACTGACCGGCTTGATCGGCACCCTGATCATCAAGCACATCACGCGCCCCCTCGGCCGCGTCGTCGAACAGGCGGAAGCGATCGGCGGACGGCGATTCGTCACCACCCCCGAACCCAGCACGCGCGAGTTTCGCAGCGTGGTGCGGGCGATGAACACGCTGTCGGACCGCGTGCGTACCATTCTCGCGGAGGAGGCGCGGCGCCTCGAACAGCTGCGGCGCCAGACGCAGCACGACGAGATGACCGGGCTGCTGAACCGAGCCCAGTTCCTGAACCAGCTGGATTCCGCGCTTGCCCGCGACGACGCGCAAGCGGCTGGAACCTTGCTGCTAGCGCGCGTGGGCGACTTGGCGGGGCTGAATCAGCGCATCGGCAGGGAGGCGACCGACCGGCTGCTGAGAGACCTGGCGGGACGGTTTTCCGATTTCGCAGCGGGCAACGCTAATTGGGACGCGGGGCGCATGAACGGCAGCGACTTCGCATTGCTGGCCCCGGGCCGCGAGGATCCCGATGCGCTGGCAAACGAGTTGACGCGCGAGCTTTACGACACGCTCGACGCGCGCCGCTGGGAGGTGCGGATAGCGCTGCCCGTCGCGGCGACGAACTATGCCGCAGGCGAAATCCGCTCTCAGGTGCTCGCGCGTGCGGACCGCGCGCTCGCGACGGCAGAGCAGGCCGGAGATCGCAGTCTGCGCGTGGAAAGCGGCGGCACCCCTGCGCCCTACCCGGATCTCCAGTCCTGGCGGGTGGCCCTGCTGTCGGCGCTCGAGCACGACCGCGTGCGCCTGGGTGCCTATCCGGTGGTTGCCAACGGAGGGCGCCTGCTCCACGACGAAGCGCCGATTCGCATCCAGCTCGATGGCACCTGGCAGCCCGCGGGCTATTTCATGCCGCACGCCGCACGGCTGGGACTGATGCCGCGCTTCGACATCGCGGTGCTGCGGGCCGCGTTGCGGGCCATTGCGCAGGACGGCAGGGAGCGCGGGATCAACCTATCGGCCGAATCGCTGCGCGACGCAAACTTCCGCGGGGAACTGTTCTCCCTGCTGCAGGCAGACGCTGGAACCGCGAAACTGCTTTGGATCGAGGTGCCGGAATACGGTGCGCTGCGCCACCTGGCGGAGTTCCGCACGCTGTGCGTCGCCCTGCAGCCCTTGGGCTGCCGCGTCGGTATCGAGCATGTCGGCGCGCATTTCGGCGAACTGGGCGACCTGCACGAACTCGGGCTCGACTACGTGAAGATCGACTCGGCCATCATCCGCGGCATCGACACGAATGCCGGCAACCAGGCCTTCCTGCGCGGGCTGTGCATGATCGCGCACTCGCTCGGATTGATGACGATCGCCGAAGGCGTGGGGTCTGCCGCGGAACAGGAGGCCTTGTCGGACCTCGGCATCGACGGTATGACGGGACCAGCCGTGCGCGAGGGATAG
- a CDS encoding LuxR family transcriptional regulator, translating to MSQNIFLCSETVRPSARWLDAFPEGVCQEQADLVAAVRPGDVVWVEAADGGWLDRLGALVKLLPDCRLVVVSMTPDSAEALAALDRGARGYCHALAVPSMFRDVELVVRHGGLWVGPELMARVVGAAGRALAPQATLQQPLLSEREAEVAREVANGMSNKEIAAKLGITERTVKAHMGAIFEKLGVRDRLQLVLRLSEHRDVSLPVH from the coding sequence ATGAGCCAGAACATCTTTCTCTGCTCCGAAACGGTCCGCCCATCGGCGCGTTGGCTGGATGCGTTTCCCGAAGGGGTCTGCCAGGAGCAGGCCGACCTGGTAGCGGCAGTCCGCCCGGGTGACGTGGTCTGGGTCGAGGCGGCCGACGGCGGCTGGCTGGACAGGCTCGGTGCCCTCGTGAAGCTGCTGCCCGATTGTCGCCTCGTCGTCGTCAGCATGACGCCCGACAGCGCGGAGGCGCTGGCTGCTCTCGATCGCGGTGCGCGCGGCTACTGTCATGCGCTGGCGGTGCCATCGATGTTTCGGGACGTCGAACTGGTGGTCCGCCACGGCGGTCTGTGGGTCGGCCCCGAACTGATGGCTCGGGTTGTCGGCGCGGCCGGGCGTGCGCTTGCGCCGCAGGCGACGCTGCAACAACCGCTCCTGTCCGAACGCGAGGCCGAAGTGGCGCGTGAGGTGGCCAACGGCATGAGCAACAAGGAGATCGCCGCGAAACTCGGTATTACCGAGCGCACGGTGAAGGCCCACATGGGCGCGATCTTCGAAAAGCTCGGGGTGCGCGACCGGCTGCAGCTCGTGTTGCGTCTGTCCGAGCATCGTGATGTCTCGCTGCCGGTGCATTGA
- a CDS encoding HlyD family type I secretion periplasmic adaptor subunit, with protein sequence MSEIGQRSFERIGNVSERVGKPLRPWFDRLFARFLPETSVNGRLDWAADADWALIQEEPLRARMLLRVVAVVLLLLLLWSAFAPIDEVTRGEAKVIPSSQVQIIQSVDGGVVEEMLVREGQTVEAGDLLLRIDSTRFVASFAENRSQYFALRAKAARLESLTSGTPLNMPRDVLREAPEIADHERRLYESTVAELDAQLSIARQQLTQRQQELNEVRARHAQSSSGLELVQQELNVTRPLMKSGAVSEVELLRLQRDVARLRGERDQAAAQMSRIHSAISEATRKIQEVELTVRNVQRNELSDTMAKLGALTEGGRALEDRVKHAEVRSPVRGTVKRLLVNTVGGVVQPGKEVVEIVPLDDALILEAQVKPKDIAFLRPGQNALVKFTAYDFAIYGGLDAVVEHIGADTVTDEKGNAFYTVRVRTLKSSLGESLPIIPGMVAEIDILTGKKTILSYLLKPVLRAKANALSER encoded by the coding sequence ATGAGCGAGATCGGTCAGCGGTCCTTCGAGCGCATCGGGAATGTATCGGAGCGTGTCGGCAAGCCCCTGAGGCCCTGGTTCGACCGGCTGTTCGCGCGCTTCCTTCCCGAGACCTCGGTGAACGGGCGCCTCGACTGGGCAGCGGACGCAGACTGGGCGCTCATCCAGGAGGAGCCGCTGCGCGCGCGCATGCTGCTGCGCGTTGTGGCCGTTGTCCTGCTGCTGTTGCTGCTGTGGTCGGCCTTCGCGCCCATCGATGAGGTCACGCGCGGCGAGGCAAAGGTAATCCCTTCCTCGCAGGTGCAGATCATCCAGAGCGTGGATGGCGGCGTGGTCGAGGAGATGCTGGTGCGTGAGGGGCAGACCGTCGAGGCCGGGGATCTGTTGCTGCGCATCGATTCCACGCGTTTCGTTGCCTCGTTCGCGGAGAACCGCTCGCAGTACTTCGCCTTGCGCGCCAAGGCCGCGCGGCTGGAGTCCCTGACGTCGGGCACCCCCTTGAACATGCCGCGCGACGTCTTGCGCGAGGCGCCCGAGATTGCCGACCACGAGCGGCGCCTGTACGAATCGACGGTCGCGGAGCTTGACGCCCAACTGTCGATCGCGCGACAGCAGCTCACTCAACGCCAGCAGGAGCTCAACGAAGTGCGTGCACGCCACGCGCAGAGCAGCAGCGGCCTCGAACTGGTGCAGCAGGAGTTGAACGTCACCCGGCCGTTGATGAAGTCCGGGGCGGTATCCGAGGTTGAGCTCCTGCGTCTGCAGCGCGACGTCGCACGCCTGCGGGGCGAGCGCGATCAGGCTGCAGCGCAGATGTCGCGCATCCATTCCGCGATCTCCGAGGCCACGCGCAAGATTCAGGAGGTGGAACTGACCGTGCGCAACGTGCAACGCAACGAGCTTTCCGACACGATGGCCAAGCTCGGGGCCCTCACCGAGGGCGGCCGTGCGCTGGAGGACCGAGTCAAGCATGCGGAGGTGCGCTCGCCGGTGCGCGGCACGGTCAAGCGCCTGCTCGTGAATACGGTCGGGGGCGTCGTGCAGCCGGGCAAGGAGGTTGTCGAGATCGTGCCTTTGGACGACGCGCTGATCCTCGAGGCGCAGGTCAAGCCCAAGGATATCGCCTTCCTGCGTCCCGGCCAGAACGCCCTGGTGAAGTTCACAGCCTACGATTTCGCCATCTATGGTGGCCTCGATGCGGTCGTCGAACACATCGGCGCGGATACCGTCACCGACGAGAAGGGCAATGCTTTTTACACTGTACGGGTGAGAACCCTGAAGTCGAGTCTTGGCGAGAGCCTGCCGATCATTCCGGGCATGGTGGCTGAAATTGACATCCTCACCGGCAAGAAGACGATTCTTTCCTACCTGCTGAAGCCCGTCCTGCGGGCCAAGGCCAATGCACTGTCCGAACGATGA
- a CDS encoding type I secretion system permease/ATPase, protein MFARPENDAKERRADADALLDCLLLIARAHGAATTRDAALAGLPLEDGRLNPALFARAARRAGLSSRLVRCAPEKLNPSLLPAVLLLKGEKACLLLGWSEDGERARVVFPELGEAAVEMTRAELAARHEGHAIYARPTFRFDARTPEVKSVKRHHWFWGVIAENGSLYRDVLLAAFMINLFAIAMPLFVMNVYDRVVPNHAIETLWVLGVGVLIVLAGDLILRTMRGYFVDLASSRADVKLSAAIMERVLGLRMEQRPESAGSFAANLRAFESVRDFISSATVVAFIDVPFALVFLLVIGWIGWPLMLPFLVGVVLLIVYAMTVQGRMHELAETTYRAGAQRNATLVEGLVAMETVKAVCAEGPIQRKWEKSAALLARVGTQLRLLSSSAMNGAAWVQQAVSVAIIILGVYLIRDNELSMGGLIACYMLSSRAMAPIGQVAGLLVQYHNASTALSSLDKLMNQEVERPDDTSFISRKSFRGEIEFRNVGFQYPGQETPALSDISLRIRAGEHVGIIGRVGSGKTTLEKLILGLYRPTSGAILIDGIDQRQLDPAELRRHIGYVPQDVTLFYGTLRENITLATPLADDAEVLRAAETAGVTEFANTHPQGFDMQVGERGASLSGGQRQCVAIARAVIHQPPMLLLDEPTASMDFTSEEELKSRLRGFAQGRTMIVVTHRTSLLELVERIVVIDGGRIVADGPKDQVVDALRQGRVGRAK, encoded by the coding sequence GTGTTCGCGCGCCCGGAAAACGATGCGAAAGAAAGGCGCGCGGACGCCGATGCGCTGCTCGATTGCCTTCTGCTGATTGCGAGGGCGCACGGTGCAGCGACGACGCGGGATGCCGCGCTGGCCGGGTTGCCGCTGGAAGATGGGCGGCTCAATCCCGCCCTGTTCGCGCGCGCGGCGAGGCGTGCCGGGCTGAGCAGCAGGCTCGTCCGCTGCGCGCCTGAGAAGCTGAATCCTTCCCTGTTGCCCGCCGTGCTTCTGCTCAAGGGCGAGAAGGCGTGCCTGCTGCTCGGTTGGAGCGAGGACGGCGAGCGCGCCCGGGTGGTGTTTCCGGAACTGGGTGAAGCCGCAGTGGAAATGACCCGCGCTGAACTCGCCGCGCGGCACGAGGGGCACGCGATCTACGCCCGGCCCACGTTCCGCTTCGACGCGCGTACGCCGGAGGTGAAGTCGGTCAAGCGCCACCACTGGTTCTGGGGGGTGATTGCGGAGAACGGAAGCCTGTACCGCGACGTGCTGCTGGCGGCGTTCATGATCAACCTGTTCGCGATCGCGATGCCTTTGTTCGTGATGAACGTCTACGACAGGGTGGTCCCCAACCACGCGATCGAGACTCTGTGGGTGCTCGGTGTCGGCGTGCTCATCGTGCTTGCCGGCGATCTGATCCTGCGCACGATGCGCGGCTACTTCGTCGACCTCGCGAGCAGCCGCGCGGACGTGAAATTGTCGGCGGCGATCATGGAGCGCGTGCTCGGCCTGCGCATGGAGCAGCGGCCCGAGTCGGCCGGCTCCTTCGCTGCCAACCTGCGCGCCTTCGAGTCGGTACGCGACTTCATCAGCTCTGCGACCGTGGTGGCCTTCATTGACGTGCCGTTCGCGCTGGTCTTCCTGCTCGTCATCGGCTGGATCGGCTGGCCGCTGATGCTGCCCTTCCTCGTCGGCGTCGTCCTCCTGATCGTGTATGCGATGACCGTGCAGGGGCGGATGCATGAGCTCGCGGAAACGACTTACCGCGCGGGTGCGCAGCGCAACGCGACGTTGGTCGAAGGGCTCGTGGCGATGGAGACGGTGAAGGCGGTCTGTGCCGAAGGGCCGATCCAGCGCAAATGGGAGAAGAGCGCGGCCTTGCTGGCGCGCGTCGGCACACAGCTGCGCCTGCTGTCGTCGAGCGCGATGAACGGCGCCGCGTGGGTGCAGCAGGCGGTCAGCGTCGCGATCATCATCCTCGGCGTCTATCTGATTCGCGACAACGAACTCAGCATGGGCGGCCTGATCGCGTGCTACATGCTGTCCTCGCGTGCGATGGCGCCGATCGGCCAGGTCGCGGGTCTGCTCGTCCAGTACCACAACGCCTCGACCGCGCTGAGCTCACTCGACAAGCTGATGAATCAGGAGGTGGAGCGCCCGGACGACACCAGCTTCATCAGCCGCAAGAGCTTTCGCGGCGAGATCGAGTTCCGCAACGTCGGCTTCCAGTATCCCGGCCAGGAAACCCCGGCCCTGTCCGACATCTCGCTGCGCATCCGTGCCGGCGAGCACGTGGGTATCATCGGTCGTGTCGGTTCCGGCAAGACGACGCTGGAAAAACTCATCCTCGGGTTGTACCGTCCGACGTCCGGCGCGATCCTGATCGACGGCATCGACCAGCGCCAGCTCGATCCCGCCGAGCTGCGCCGCCACATCGGTTACGTGCCGCAGGACGTGACCCTGTTCTACGGCACCCTGCGCGAGAACATCACGTTGGCCACTCCGCTTGCGGACGATGCCGAGGTGCTGCGCGCCGCGGAGACCGCGGGCGTCACGGAGTTCGCCAACACCCATCCGCAGGGCTTCGACATGCAAGTCGGCGAACGCGGTGCATCGCTGTCGGGCGGGCAGCGCCAGTGCGTGGCGATCGCGCGGGCGGTGATCCACCAGCCGCCGATGCTGCTGCTGGACGAGCCGACCGCGTCGATGGACTTCACCAGCGAGGAGGAGCTCAAGAGCCGCTTGCGCGGCTTTGCGCAGGGGCGGACGATGATCGTCGTTACCCATCGGACTTCACTGCTGGAGTTGGTCGAGCGCATCGTCGTCATCGACGGCGGGCGGATCGTCGCCGACGGACCCAAGGACCAGGTCGTCGATGCCCTGCGCCAGGGGCGGGTCGGGAGGGCCAAGTGA
- a CDS encoding PilZ domain-containing protein yields the protein MPQAQRRHFSRIRFDCGARLLVGNREAPCEVSDLSLKGALIRTANDLHPSLGERCLLEIALNDEGATIRMEGDVAHAGSGCIGLACREIDLDSVTHLRRLLELNLGDAELLQRELGALQES from the coding sequence ATGCCGCAAGCGCAACGCCGGCATTTCTCCCGCATCCGCTTCGATTGCGGCGCCCGCCTGCTCGTCGGCAACCGCGAGGCTCCGTGCGAAGTCAGCGACCTGTCGCTCAAAGGGGCCCTGATCCGGACCGCCAACGACCTGCACCCAAGCCTCGGCGAACGCTGTCTGCTCGAGATTGCACTGAACGACGAAGGCGCGACGATCCGCATGGAGGGCGACGTCGCACACGCCGGGAGCGGTTGCATCGGACTCGCCTGCCGCGAGATCGACCTGGACAGCGTCACCCACCTGCGCCGACTGCTGGAACTCAATCTCGGCGACGCGGAGTTGCTGCAGCGCGAGCTCGGCGCATTGCAGGAAAGCTGA